The following coding sequences lie in one Capnocytophaga stomatis genomic window:
- a CDS encoding DUF4230 domain-containing protein yields MKKFFLGILTAIAVLLVIKFFLDRKEARETLEADSALIQTQIANVSKLIVTEGHFAEVISYTDSQKYFMDLLSFDKKILIVVNADVTVSYDLQKVVYDIDEVNKKVIIKSIPDAEVKIYPKLKYYDVSQNPVNPFGTNDVNKIQRRVNEELEKKIAQSNLKKNAENRLISELANIIFLTKSIGWTLEYNSLPIENASDLKAIEKN; encoded by the coding sequence ATGAAAAAATTCTTCTTAGGAATACTCACCGCCATAGCCGTCTTGCTGGTCATAAAGTTCTTTTTGGACAGAAAAGAAGCAAGGGAAACATTGGAAGCGGATTCAGCTTTGATTCAAACGCAGATAGCCAACGTCAGCAAACTCATAGTAACGGAAGGGCACTTTGCTGAGGTCATTTCTTACACCGATAGCCAGAAGTATTTTATGGACTTACTGTCGTTCGATAAAAAGATTCTAATCGTTGTAAATGCCGATGTGACTGTTTCTTATGATTTGCAAAAGGTAGTTTATGACATTGATGAGGTAAATAAAAAAGTGATTATCAAGTCAATTCCGGATGCCGAAGTCAAGATTTATCCCAAGCTGAAGTATTACGATGTCAGCCAAAACCCGGTAAATCCGTTCGGCACTAATGACGTTAATAAAATTCAACGCAGAGTAAATGAAGAATTGGAGAAGAAGATTGCACAATCCAACCTCAAGAAAAATGCAGAAAATCGCCTAATTTCAGAACTGGCGAACATCATCTTTCTTACAAAATCCATTGGTTGGACGCTGGAATACAACAGTTTGCCAATTGAAAACGCAAGCGACTTAAAGGCTATTGAAAAGAATTAA